Proteins co-encoded in one bacterium genomic window:
- a CDS encoding SMP-30/gluconolactonase/LRE family protein, with translation MVIRYRIVLTALLCSAALLACIHVANGQNTPKKTGVVAPGAELKKLATGFTWAEGPVEDREGNLFFTDNRNNLLYKMPPDGAAEVFLKEAHRANGLYLDRDGKIIACTGAPGQIASIDSKGGITVIADSFEGKPFNAPNDLWLDPKGGIYFTDPFWGRENGRDRVMYLSPDRTKLIAAAGDMVKPNGIIGTPDGKLVYVSDWNEKKTYVYTVNKDGSLSGKRLFAPEGDDGLAIDTEGNVYLTGDAVTVYNPAGEKIDTIAVPETAANVCFGGKDKQTLFITARTSVYSIRTRIKGL, from the coding sequence ATGGTGATCAGATACCGGATTGTATTGACAGCTCTCCTGTGCTCAGCCGCGCTGCTGGCCTGCATACATGTCGCGAACGGCCAGAACACACCGAAAAAAACCGGAGTCGTCGCACCGGGCGCCGAGCTCAAAAAACTCGCGACCGGTTTCACCTGGGCCGAAGGACCGGTCGAGGACCGCGAAGGGAACCTCTTTTTCACCGACAACCGTAACAACCTCCTCTACAAAATGCCCCCGGACGGCGCCGCCGAGGTCTTTCTCAAGGAAGCTCACCGGGCAAACGGGCTCTATCTCGACAGGGACGGGAAAATCATCGCCTGTACCGGCGCCCCGGGACAGATCGCGTCCATCGACTCGAAGGGCGGCATAACCGTCATCGCCGATTCGTTCGAGGGGAAACCGTTCAACGCCCCGAACGACCTGTGGCTTGACCCGAAAGGCGGTATCTACTTCACCGATCCCTTCTGGGGCAGAGAAAACGGCCGCGACCGTGTCATGTACCTGTCACCCGACCGTACAAAGCTCATCGCGGCTGCCGGCGACATGGTCAAGCCGAACGGGATCATCGGCACACCGGATGGTAAGCTGGTCTATGTAAGCGACTGGAACGAAAAGAAGACCTATGTGTACACAGTCAATAAAGACGGCTCGCTTTCGGGGAAACGGCTCTTTGCGCCTGAGGGGGATGACGGTCTGGCAATCGACACCGAAGGCAACGTGTACCTGACGGGCGATGCTGTCACGGTATATAACCCGGCGGGCGAAAAAATCGATACGATCGCGGTTCCAGAGACGGCGGCCAATGTCTGTTTCGGGGGAAAGGATAAACAAACGCTCTTCATTACCGCGCGAACATCGGTTTACTCGATCAGAACACGGATTAAGGG